From Salvia miltiorrhiza cultivar Shanhuang (shh) unplaced genomic scaffold, IMPLAD_Smil_shh original_scaffold_269, whole genome shotgun sequence, the proteins below share one genomic window:
- the LOC131003773 gene encoding long chain acyl-CoA synthetase 4-like isoform X1, with product MAKEKYIVEVEPGKPAKDGKPSIGPVYRSIFAKDGFPAPIPGLDSCWDIFCLSVDKYPDNRMLGRREIVDGKPGKYLWMTYREVYNVVVKVGNSIRSCGIEKGGRCGIYGANSPEWIMSMEACNAHGLYCIPLYDTLGAGAIEFIICHAEVALAFVEEKKISELLKTFPGAASCLKTIVSFGKASSQQKEEAEKYGVTMYSWDDFLSLGSNKHFELPVKKKSDICTIMYTSGTTGDPKGVMISNNSIVTLIAGVKRLLESVNESLTANDVYLSYLPLAHIFDRVIEECFINHGASIGFWRGDVKLLTEDIGELKPTIFCAVPRVLERIYSGLQQKISAGGFIKQTMFNFAYNLKLRNMRKGRKHTEAAPMCDKVVFSKVKQGLGGNVRLILSGAAPLASHVEEYLRVVTCSYVLQGYGLTETCAGTFVSIPDELNMLGTVGPPVPNVDVCLESVPEMGYDALSSKPRGEVCVRGDTLFSGYYKREDLTKEVFVDGWFHTGCSHSDHMELFSSASFVFLILEISFLFFFVGDVGEWQADGSLKIIDRKKNIFKLSQGEYVAVENLENVYGLVAAIDSIWVYGNSFESCLVAIINPSKQAVEEWAEQAGESGDFETLCENPKVKQYFVGELARIAKEKKLKGFELIKAVHLDPVPFDLERDLITPTFKIKRPQMLKYYQNVIDNMYKSLK from the exons ATGGCAAAGGAGAAGTATATCGTGGAAGTGGAGCCAGGGAAGCCTGCCAAGGACGGCAAGCCGTCGATCGGACCGGTTTATCGGAGCATTTTTGCCAAGGATGGTTTTCCGGCTCCGATTCCAGGACTTGACAGCTGTTGGGATATTTTCTG TTTGTCAGTAGACAAATATCCCGATAACAGGATGCTTGGTCGCCGTGAAATTGTCGATGGGAAG CCAGGTAAATACTTATGGATGACTTACAGAGAGGTGTACAACGTAGTTGTGAAAGTTGGTAATTCCATCCGCAGTTGTGGCATTGAGAAA GGGGGACGTTGTGGAATTTATGGTGCCAATTCTCCTGAGTGGATTATGAGTATGGAG GCTTGTAATGCTCACGGACTCTACTGTATCCCTCTATATGACACGTTAG GGGCTGGGGCTATTGAATTCATCATCTGTCATGCTGAAGTTGCATTAGCCTTTGTAGAAGAGAAAAAGATCTCAGAG CTTTTAAAAACATTTCCAGGTGCAGCAAGTTGCTTGAAAA CAATTGTAAGCTTTGGGAAAGCTAGTTCTCAACAGAAGGAAGAAGCTGAAAAGTATGGGGTGACTATGTATTCTTGGGATGATTTTTTGTCACTG GGATCAAATAAGCACTTTGAACTTCCAGTGAAAAAGAAAAGCGACATTTGCACTATAATGTATACTAGTGGTACCACTGGAGACCCCAAGGGAGTCATGATCTCTAACAACAGCATTGTCACTTTAATAGCTGGAGTAAAACGTCTACTAGAGAGTGTCAATGAATCG TTGACAGCAAATGATGTGTATCTGTCATACCTTCCATTGGCCCATATCTTTGATCGTGTTATTGAAGAGTGTTTCATTAATCATGGGGCCTCAATTGGATTTTGGCGCGGG GATGTGAAATTATTAACTGAAGATATTGGGGAGCTTAAGCCGACTATTTTCTGTGCAGTTCCTCGTGTTTTAGAAAGAATTTATTCAG GTTTGCAACAGAAGATATCTGCAGGGGGGTTCATTAAACAAACCATGTTTAATTTTGCTTACAATTT AAAACTACGTAATATGAGGAAGGGCCGTAAGCACACCGAGGCAGCTCCAATGTGTGACAAAGTTGTCTTCAGTAAG GTAAAGCAAGGTCTTGGGGGTAATGTAAGGCTTATATTATCCGGAGCCGCACCTCTTGCCTCCCATGTAGAAGAGTATCTGAGAGTTGTGACATGTTCTTATGTACTTCAGGGATACG GCTTGACAGAAACTTGTGCTGGTACATTTGTTTCAATACCGGATGAGTTGAATATGCTGGGCACAGTGGGACCCCCAGTGCCCAATGTGGATGTTTGTCTGGAATCTGTTCCTGAAATGGGATATGATGCACTTTCGAGCAAACCACGTGGAGAAGTATGTGTAAGGGGGGATACTTTGTTTTCCGGCTACTACAAACGTGAAGACCTTACCAAAGAAGTCTTTGTTGATGGCTGGTTTCACACAGGTTGCTCTCACAGTGATCATATGGAATTGTTCTCAAGTGCTAGTTTTGTTTTCTTAATCCTGGaaatctcttttcttttcttttttgtaggTGATGTCGGCGAATGGCAGGCAGATGGAAGCTTGAAAATTATTGATCGTAAGAAGAACATTTTCAAACTCTCACAAGGAGAATATGTTGCAGTAGAGAACTTGGAAAACGTCTATGGTCTAGTTGCTGCTATTGACTCG ATATGGGTATATGGGAACAGCTTCGAGTCTTGCCTTGTTGCCATTATAAACCCAAGCAAACAAGCAGTGGAGGAATGGGCTGAACAGGCTGGTGAGTCAGGGGACTTCGAAACTCTCTGTGAAAATCCCAAAGTAAAACAATACTTTGTTGGGGAGCTTGCAAGGATTGCAAAGGAAAAGAAg TTGAAGGGTTTTGAACTTATCAAAGCTGTCCACCTTGATCCGGTTCCGTTCGACTTGGAACGAGACCTTATAACGCCGACTTTCAAGATAAAAAGGCCCCAGATGCTGAAGTACTACCAG AATGTTATTGATAACATGTACAAGAGTTTGAAGTAA
- the LOC131003773 gene encoding long chain acyl-CoA synthetase 4-like isoform X2, with protein sequence MAKEKYIVEVEPGKPAKDGKPSIGPVYRSIFAKDGFPAPIPGLDSCWDIFCLSVDKYPDNRMLGRREIVDGKPGKYLWMTYREVYNVVVKVGNSIRSCGIEKGGRCGIYGANSPEWIMSMEACNAHGLYCIPLYDTLGAGAIEFIICHAEVALAFVEEKKISELLKTFPGAASCLKTIVSFGKASSQQKEEAEKYGVTMYSWDDFLSLGSNKHFELPVKKKSDICTIMYTSGTTGDPKGVMISNNSIVTLIAGVKRLLESVNESLTANDVYLSYLPLAHIFDRVIEECFINHGASIGFWRGDVKLLTEDIGELKPTIFCAVPRVLERIYSGLQQKISAGGFIKQTMFNFAYNLKLRNMRKGRKHTEAAPMCDKVVFSKVKQGLGGNVRLILSGAAPLASHVEEYLRVVTCSYVLQGYGLTETCAGTFVSIPDELNMLGTVGPPVPNVDVCLESVPEMGYDALSSKPRGEVCVRGDTLFSGYYKREDLTKEVFVDGWFHTGDVGEWQADGSLKIIDRKKNIFKLSQGEYVAVENLENVYGLVAAIDSIWVYGNSFESCLVAIINPSKQAVEEWAEQAGESGDFETLCENPKVKQYFVGELARIAKEKKLKGFELIKAVHLDPVPFDLERDLITPTFKIKRPQMLKYYQNVIDNMYKSLK encoded by the exons ATGGCAAAGGAGAAGTATATCGTGGAAGTGGAGCCAGGGAAGCCTGCCAAGGACGGCAAGCCGTCGATCGGACCGGTTTATCGGAGCATTTTTGCCAAGGATGGTTTTCCGGCTCCGATTCCAGGACTTGACAGCTGTTGGGATATTTTCTG TTTGTCAGTAGACAAATATCCCGATAACAGGATGCTTGGTCGCCGTGAAATTGTCGATGGGAAG CCAGGTAAATACTTATGGATGACTTACAGAGAGGTGTACAACGTAGTTGTGAAAGTTGGTAATTCCATCCGCAGTTGTGGCATTGAGAAA GGGGGACGTTGTGGAATTTATGGTGCCAATTCTCCTGAGTGGATTATGAGTATGGAG GCTTGTAATGCTCACGGACTCTACTGTATCCCTCTATATGACACGTTAG GGGCTGGGGCTATTGAATTCATCATCTGTCATGCTGAAGTTGCATTAGCCTTTGTAGAAGAGAAAAAGATCTCAGAG CTTTTAAAAACATTTCCAGGTGCAGCAAGTTGCTTGAAAA CAATTGTAAGCTTTGGGAAAGCTAGTTCTCAACAGAAGGAAGAAGCTGAAAAGTATGGGGTGACTATGTATTCTTGGGATGATTTTTTGTCACTG GGATCAAATAAGCACTTTGAACTTCCAGTGAAAAAGAAAAGCGACATTTGCACTATAATGTATACTAGTGGTACCACTGGAGACCCCAAGGGAGTCATGATCTCTAACAACAGCATTGTCACTTTAATAGCTGGAGTAAAACGTCTACTAGAGAGTGTCAATGAATCG TTGACAGCAAATGATGTGTATCTGTCATACCTTCCATTGGCCCATATCTTTGATCGTGTTATTGAAGAGTGTTTCATTAATCATGGGGCCTCAATTGGATTTTGGCGCGGG GATGTGAAATTATTAACTGAAGATATTGGGGAGCTTAAGCCGACTATTTTCTGTGCAGTTCCTCGTGTTTTAGAAAGAATTTATTCAG GTTTGCAACAGAAGATATCTGCAGGGGGGTTCATTAAACAAACCATGTTTAATTTTGCTTACAATTT AAAACTACGTAATATGAGGAAGGGCCGTAAGCACACCGAGGCAGCTCCAATGTGTGACAAAGTTGTCTTCAGTAAG GTAAAGCAAGGTCTTGGGGGTAATGTAAGGCTTATATTATCCGGAGCCGCACCTCTTGCCTCCCATGTAGAAGAGTATCTGAGAGTTGTGACATGTTCTTATGTACTTCAGGGATACG GCTTGACAGAAACTTGTGCTGGTACATTTGTTTCAATACCGGATGAGTTGAATATGCTGGGCACAGTGGGACCCCCAGTGCCCAATGTGGATGTTTGTCTGGAATCTGTTCCTGAAATGGGATATGATGCACTTTCGAGCAAACCACGTGGAGAAGTATGTGTAAGGGGGGATACTTTGTTTTCCGGCTACTACAAACGTGAAGACCTTACCAAAGAAGTCTTTGTTGATGGCTGGTTTCACACAG gTGATGTCGGCGAATGGCAGGCAGATGGAAGCTTGAAAATTATTGATCGTAAGAAGAACATTTTCAAACTCTCACAAGGAGAATATGTTGCAGTAGAGAACTTGGAAAACGTCTATGGTCTAGTTGCTGCTATTGACTCG ATATGGGTATATGGGAACAGCTTCGAGTCTTGCCTTGTTGCCATTATAAACCCAAGCAAACAAGCAGTGGAGGAATGGGCTGAACAGGCTGGTGAGTCAGGGGACTTCGAAACTCTCTGTGAAAATCCCAAAGTAAAACAATACTTTGTTGGGGAGCTTGCAAGGATTGCAAAGGAAAAGAAg TTGAAGGGTTTTGAACTTATCAAAGCTGTCCACCTTGATCCGGTTCCGTTCGACTTGGAACGAGACCTTATAACGCCGACTTTCAAGATAAAAAGGCCCCAGATGCTGAAGTACTACCAG AATGTTATTGATAACATGTACAAGAGTTTGAAGTAA
- the LOC131003774 gene encoding uncharacterized protein LOC131003774 isoform X2 — translation MLLWILCVGMDHFLIERVFKYSVEAIDLRGESFVDAEWMAYLGAFRYLNSLILSDCHKINNAALWNITGMTILKEMDLSRCSKITDAGIQHLLSLPALEKLRISETGVTADGVAILASLQNLLLLDLGGLPVTDSALNSLQTLTKLQHLDLWGSEVSNDSAIVLKMFPNLSFLNLAWTNVTTLPNLPSLTCLNMSNCTIDSLSEGEDQKPRLEKVIFSGAIISNISEAFQHVETSRLSYLDMSNSALQSYSFLSSMNAMSDLNLSGSGLVDDSVEHIVRIGPSLKHLNLNNTKVSSEGVNTLAGHVPNLETLLLSGTPIDDAAVSFISMMPALKVVDLSRTHVKGLMQLGSAPDEVPSFSALESLNHLESLDLELLHIKDAAVRPLTNMSRLSYLSLRSVSLTDEALYHISSAAQLTHLGVRDAVVTDIGLDAFAPPTALEILDLRGCWLLTKDVLLHFCQKHPQLEVRHEFLDKIKEHSSPSRATTRTPKSKNRPGRMFAPPLGSGQNFLDQRLKYSREELLGLQSSPTVIPTSGTQSNSLP, via the exons ATGTTGTTGTGGATACTCTGCGTAGGAATGGATCACTTTCTCATAGAAAG AGTTTTCAAATACAGTGTAGAGGCCATCGATCTAAGGGGTGAAAGCTTTGTGGATGCTGAATGGATGGCATACTTGGGTGCATTCCGCTATCTGAATTCTTTGATTCTGTCAGACTGCCATAAAATCAATAATGCAGCTCTTTGGAACATAACAG GCATGACAATTTTAAAGGAGATGGATCTTTCAAGATGCTCCAAGATAACAGATGCTGGAATACAACATCTATTATCACTTCCGGCCCTTGAGAAGTTACGGATCTCTGAAACAGGTGTTACTGCAGATGGTGTTGCAATTCTCGCTTCGCTGCAAAACTTATTGCTGTTGGACCTGGGCGGTTTACCTGTCACTGATTCAGCTCTGAATTCTCTTCAG ACTCTCACGAAGTTGCAACATTTAGACCTTTGGGGGAGTGAAGTATCTAATGATAGTGCGATTGTACTCAAGATGTTCCCAAATTTGAGTTTCTTAAACCTAGCTTGGACCAATGTAACAACGTTGCCCAATTTGCCCTCTCTTACATGCCTAAACATGAGTAACTGCACTATAGATTCTCTATCTGAAGGAGAGGACCAGAAACCTCGTCTAGAGAAAGTAATATTCTCTGGAGCTATAATTAGTAACATTTCAGAAGCCTTCCAACATGTTGAAACCAGTAGACTTTCTTACTTAGACATGTCCAACTCTGCGCTTCAGTCGTATAGCTTTTTGTCTTCTATGAACGCAATGAGCGATTTGAACCTGAGTGGTAGTGGACTGGTTGACGATTCAGTTGAACACATTGTACGCATAGGACCAAGTTTGAAACACTTGAATCTCAACAATACAAAAGTAAGTTCAGAAGGTGTTAATACATTAGCTGGCCATGTTCCGAATCTCGAGACCCTATTGTTGTCTGGCACTCCCATTGATGACGCAGCTGTATCTTTTATTAGCATGATGCCGGCGCTGAAAGTCGTCGACCTGAGCAGAACGCATGTGAAAG GTCTGATGCAATTGGGCAGCGCTCCTGATGAGGTCCCATCATTTTCTGCACTAGAAAGCCTCAATCATTTAGAAAGCCTGGACTTGGAATTATTACATATTAAGGATGCGGCAGTGCGCCCTCTGACTAACATGAGCAGATTGAGCTATTTATCTCTGCGAAGTGTCTCCCTCACAGACGAAGCATTATATCACATCTCCTCAGCTGCACAATTGACACATCTTGGTGTTCGTGATGCTGTGGTGACGGATATCGGGCTCGATGCTTTTGCCCCTCCTACAGCCTTGGAAATTCTTGATCTCAGGGGGTGCTGGCTATTAACAAAGGATGTTCTCTTGCATTTCTGCCAAAAGCATCCTCAACTTGAAGTGAGGCACGAGTTTCTCGACAAAATAAAAGAACACTCGTCTCCATCACGAGCAACTACGAGGACCCCAAAAAGCAAGAACCGGCCAGGGAGAATGTTCGCGCCACCCCTTGGATCTGGTCAAAATTTTCTAG atcaaagattaaaatacAGCAGAGAAGAATTACTAGGCCTCCAATCTTCGCCAACAGTAATTCCGACTTCCGGTACTCAAAGTAATTCATTGCCTTAA
- the LOC131003774 gene encoding uncharacterized protein LOC131003774 isoform X1 codes for MESLLVRMCIEAATESAVAVDKWRRQRRTLERMPSHLAEALLRHLLHRRMLYPSLLEVFKYSVEAIDLRGESFVDAEWMAYLGAFRYLNSLILSDCHKINNAALWNITGMTILKEMDLSRCSKITDAGIQHLLSLPALEKLRISETGVTADGVAILASLQNLLLLDLGGLPVTDSALNSLQTLTKLQHLDLWGSEVSNDSAIVLKMFPNLSFLNLAWTNVTTLPNLPSLTCLNMSNCTIDSLSEGEDQKPRLEKVIFSGAIISNISEAFQHVETSRLSYLDMSNSALQSYSFLSSMNAMSDLNLSGSGLVDDSVEHIVRIGPSLKHLNLNNTKVSSEGVNTLAGHVPNLETLLLSGTPIDDAAVSFISMMPALKVVDLSRTHVKGLMQLGSAPDEVPSFSALESLNHLESLDLELLHIKDAAVRPLTNMSRLSYLSLRSVSLTDEALYHISSAAQLTHLGVRDAVVTDIGLDAFAPPTALEILDLRGCWLLTKDVLLHFCQKHPQLEVRHEFLDKIKEHSSPSRATTRTPKSKNRPGRMFAPPLGSGQNFLDQRLKYSREELLGLQSSPTVIPTSGTQSNSLP; via the exons ATGGAGAGTTTGTTGGTGCGCATGTGCATCGAGGCGGCGACTGAGAGCGCCGTCGCCGTGGATAAGTGGCGGAGGCAGCGGCGAACTCTTGAGCGCATGCCGTCTCATCTCGCTGAGGCTCTCCTTCGccatctcctccaccgccgcatGCTTTATCCCTCTCTTCTCGA AGTTTTCAAATACAGTGTAGAGGCCATCGATCTAAGGGGTGAAAGCTTTGTGGATGCTGAATGGATGGCATACTTGGGTGCATTCCGCTATCTGAATTCTTTGATTCTGTCAGACTGCCATAAAATCAATAATGCAGCTCTTTGGAACATAACAG GCATGACAATTTTAAAGGAGATGGATCTTTCAAGATGCTCCAAGATAACAGATGCTGGAATACAACATCTATTATCACTTCCGGCCCTTGAGAAGTTACGGATCTCTGAAACAGGTGTTACTGCAGATGGTGTTGCAATTCTCGCTTCGCTGCAAAACTTATTGCTGTTGGACCTGGGCGGTTTACCTGTCACTGATTCAGCTCTGAATTCTCTTCAG ACTCTCACGAAGTTGCAACATTTAGACCTTTGGGGGAGTGAAGTATCTAATGATAGTGCGATTGTACTCAAGATGTTCCCAAATTTGAGTTTCTTAAACCTAGCTTGGACCAATGTAACAACGTTGCCCAATTTGCCCTCTCTTACATGCCTAAACATGAGTAACTGCACTATAGATTCTCTATCTGAAGGAGAGGACCAGAAACCTCGTCTAGAGAAAGTAATATTCTCTGGAGCTATAATTAGTAACATTTCAGAAGCCTTCCAACATGTTGAAACCAGTAGACTTTCTTACTTAGACATGTCCAACTCTGCGCTTCAGTCGTATAGCTTTTTGTCTTCTATGAACGCAATGAGCGATTTGAACCTGAGTGGTAGTGGACTGGTTGACGATTCAGTTGAACACATTGTACGCATAGGACCAAGTTTGAAACACTTGAATCTCAACAATACAAAAGTAAGTTCAGAAGGTGTTAATACATTAGCTGGCCATGTTCCGAATCTCGAGACCCTATTGTTGTCTGGCACTCCCATTGATGACGCAGCTGTATCTTTTATTAGCATGATGCCGGCGCTGAAAGTCGTCGACCTGAGCAGAACGCATGTGAAAG GTCTGATGCAATTGGGCAGCGCTCCTGATGAGGTCCCATCATTTTCTGCACTAGAAAGCCTCAATCATTTAGAAAGCCTGGACTTGGAATTATTACATATTAAGGATGCGGCAGTGCGCCCTCTGACTAACATGAGCAGATTGAGCTATTTATCTCTGCGAAGTGTCTCCCTCACAGACGAAGCATTATATCACATCTCCTCAGCTGCACAATTGACACATCTTGGTGTTCGTGATGCTGTGGTGACGGATATCGGGCTCGATGCTTTTGCCCCTCCTACAGCCTTGGAAATTCTTGATCTCAGGGGGTGCTGGCTATTAACAAAGGATGTTCTCTTGCATTTCTGCCAAAAGCATCCTCAACTTGAAGTGAGGCACGAGTTTCTCGACAAAATAAAAGAACACTCGTCTCCATCACGAGCAACTACGAGGACCCCAAAAAGCAAGAACCGGCCAGGGAGAATGTTCGCGCCACCCCTTGGATCTGGTCAAAATTTTCTAG atcaaagattaaaatacAGCAGAGAAGAATTACTAGGCCTCCAATCTTCGCCAACAGTAATTCCGACTTCCGGTACTCAAAGTAATTCATTGCCTTAA